A region of the Gallaecimonas mangrovi genome:
TGATGACAAGTACAAAGAAATCTTTACACCTTTCACACAGCTAATGGGCGATAGCGGTCTTAAAGAGATCAAGAAATAGCGCTGACAAGCTCGATGGAGAGGATTACAATACGCGGGCCGCTAAAGAGCGGCCTTCTTTTTTCGCCCAAGCGCAAACGTTTTCAGCAATCGGAGTCCTCATAGGATGGAAAAACGCCAAGAGCTTTACCGTGGCAAAGCCAAATCTGTTTATACCACGGACAATCCTGACTACCTGGTCCTGCATTTTCGCAACGACACTTCAGCATTCGACGGCCAACGGGTAGAACAGCTGGCGCGCAAGGGCATGGTGAACAACAAGTTCAACCATTTCATCATGGAAAAACTGGAAGCCGCCGGTGTTCCCACGCAGATGGAAGAGCTGCTAGCCGACGACGAAGTGCTGGTTAAAAAGCTGGACATGATCCCGGTAGAGTGCGTTATTCGTAACTACGCCGCCGGCTCTCTGGTGCGCCGTCTGGGCGTGGAAGAGGGCAAAAAGCTGGCACCTCAAACCTTTGAACTGTTCTTAAAGAACGATGCGCTGCACGACCCAATGGTTAACGACAGCCTTTGTGAAGCCTTTGGCTGGGCCACCAGTGACCAACTGGCTGAGATGAAAGCGCTGACCTACAAGGTTAACGAGGTGCTGTCTAAGCTGTTTGATGACGCTGGCATGTTGTTGGTGGACTTCAAATTGGAATTTGGTGTTTTCAAAGGCCAGATTGTTCTTGGTGACGAGTTTAGCCCTGACGGCTGCCGTATTTGGGATAAAGAAACCAAGAAAAAACTCGATAAAGACCGTTTCCGCCAAGGCCTTGGCGGTGTGGTAGAAGCTTATGAAGAAGTGGCTGCCCGACTGGGTTTGAAACTCGACTAAGTCTATTTTGTTTTATAAAAGCCCGGCCTTGTGCCGGGTTTTTTTATGGGTGGCGCTTGTTATCGATTTGACCCAAAATGCTTTTTACTGGCGCGTTGTCCCTGCTAAGGAGTTTGTATGGGAAGCTTAAGACACGGTATGTCCATTGGCGTAGAGCGAACAGGTGATCAGTTTTTTCTTATCTTACGAGCCCAAGGTACGCTTACCCATCGGGACTATGAAGTCATAACCCCGTTGCTTGAAAAGGCACTGAGCGGCGTTGAAACGCCGCATATTAATGCCCTGGTGGACATGACGCTGCTTCGAGGTTGGGAATTACACGCCGCCTGGGACGATTTTCAGCTAGGGCTTAAACACGGCCAAGCCTTCGATAAAATTGCGCTGGTGGGCAATAAAGTCTGGCAACAACTTGCGGCCAAAGTGGGCGATTGGTTTATTAGCGGCAATATCCAGTATTTCGAGGACGAAACCGAAGCGCTAGGTTGGCTGCTGGAAGGATAGCTGTAACGCGGCATTAGGGAGTACGGCATGACACGCGGATCCTGGATAGGTGTTTTTATTGCGGCGGCCATCGTGGCTGCGTATTTTCTTGCCATGTATTTTTCTCCCCGGTTAAGCCTTTATAACCAGTCATCCCATGTTATAGAAAAAGCGGAAGTCAACTTGCCCCAAGGGCACCTTGATTTTGGGCAAATTAAAGCCGGCGCTAATAACAGCCTTTATTACAAACTTGACCAAGACGAAGGGCAGTACCAGTATCGGCTGCAGCTGGATAATGGCGACGTTATACAAGGCAGTTGTGGGCGGGTAAGCAAAGGCGAGCTAGCCAAAAGAGCCCGTATCAGCCTTGATGCCAATGGTGTTGTTTACTGCCAATAAGGGCTGTGCTGCCCAAAGCCCGTTTGAGCCAGGGCTAGTATCAAGCGTTAATCAGCTACCTGCCGCAGCCTTAGGCTTTGTGGTAAAGTGGGCGGCTAAACATGTGATGAAAACCCAGATCAATATGCCGGTATTCAACTATTTCCTGATTTTACTGATGCTGATGGTGCTGGCGGTACTGACCGTTGGTGTACTCAAGGTATTTGGCTTACCCGCCTATGTTGGCTGGGTCGTTTTTGCCGTAGTGCTAGTGATTGCCGTACTGATTATTCAGCGCAGACGTCGACAGCGGTCATAAAAAAGGCGCTTAAAGCGCCTTTTTTTAATTAACTACTTGTCAAAATAACAAGCTTTGGCAATCTAATCCTTTTGGTTACAAGGATGTTGCTATGAGTTTGCGGACAGTTGCTATTTTCTTATTGTGTGGGTTAGGGGGTTGCGCAAGCCCTGGGCCGGTTTTCCTCTCAGGAACAAAGGCGTTACCCGCTCAAAAACAAACGGTGTTCGCTATTGAAAAGCGAGACCCCCACCTCAGTTCTCGCTTTATGTCGGTGGTTGATGATGAAGGGAAAACTCTTTGGAATTATTCCGACGCGAGTGGGGCCGTAAAGACGCTGGTTGTTGCGCCTGGGCGATATAAAGTCAGGGTAATGGTGTTCTATCCGAAAGATGAACGTCACTTGTTAAAGTCACAACCGGTTGTCATCGTTGATGCAAAGGCTGGCGGGCAATATCTTTTTGATAGCTATTTTAGTTCGTCTGGCAAAGCCGTTGGTGTCAGCGTCCATCATTCTGACCACAGCTTACTTGCGACCAAATAACGTTATTCTGCTTCTGTCGCCATAATGGCTTGCGCCTTACTGTAGCGGCGGGCTAGGGCCGCACATACCATCAACTGGATTTGGTGAAACAGCATCAGCGGCAGGATCATGATGCCAACGCTGCTGGCGGGAAACAAAATATTGGCCATGGGGACGCCATTGGCGAGGCTTTTTTTAGAGCCACAAAAAACCAGGGTTATTTCATCGGCAGTATTAAAACCTAGCCGTCTTGCCAGCCAAGTATTTAGCACCAATACCAATGCCAGCAGCAGCAGACAAAGTAGCACTATATAACTCAGTGCTTGCCAACCCACCTTGTGCCAAAGCCCTTGTAATACCGCCTCGCTAAACGCGGTATACACCACCAAAAGAATGGAAGACCTATCTGTTTTCCCTATCCATTGCCGGTGGCGGGCTATCCAGGCACCGAGCCAGGGACGGCTTAAATGACCCAACACAAATGGCAGCAGCAGTTGCAGCATGATTTTTCCCATCTGCTGCCAATGGTCGCCAGTGTGCTGGCCATGCACTTGCATCAGCATCGCCACCAGAAGCGGTGAAATAAAGATGCCCAAGAGGCTTGATGCCGATGCACTGCACACTGCCGCTGCTACGTTGCCGCCGGCAATGGATGTAAAAGCAATGGCTGATTGCACCGTTGCCGGTAGCACACACAAATAGAGAAAGGCGCTGTAAAGAGCCGCAGAAAGCGGCAGCGGCGCCCACCATTGCAATAACAGTCCCAACACGGGGAACAGCACGAAGGTGCTGAGCATGACCACCGCATGCAAACGCCAATGGCTAGCGCCGTCAATAATGGCTTGGCGTGAGAGCTTGGCACCGTGCATGAAAAACAGCAGCGCAATAGCCGCCTTGGTGACATAGCCAAGGGTTGTGGCATAGCTACCTTGGGCGGGAAATAACGTTGCCAGTAGCACCGTTGCCAGCAGCGTTAAGGTGAAATTGTCAGGTAAGAATCGTCTCATGGTCGCGTTATTTGTTATTGGCCACTGGTAGTGTGCCGCCGACAGTGCTAATGATGAAATTGATTTAATTCTTTTACTTATGAAGAAAATTAATGAATTACAGTTTGCGGCAGTTACGCACCTTTGTGGCGGTTGCCCACCATGGCAGTTTTAGCCGTGCCGGTGAAGCCATTGGTTTAAGCCAATCGGCGGTAAGCCACAGTATTCGCAGTTTGGAATCGGAAATGGGCTTACGGCTTTTGGATAGAACCACCCGGGAAGTGGTACTTACTGAGGCCGGTAAACGGCTGGCCAATCGTCTTGATAAGGTGTTAGAAGAACTGCACGGTGCCTTGCTTGATGCCCGCACCGCCGGTCATCAGTTAAGCGGTTTAGTTCGCCTAGCGTCAAGCCAAACTATATCAGCAAACCTGATGCCGCAATGTCTGGCAAAGGCTGCAACAACGTTCCCTGCCATTGAGGTCAGGCTTAGCGATCAGCCCCAGCAATGGGTATTACAGAGTGTGCGTAACGCCGAAGTCGATTTTGGGATCATTGTTGACCCTATCCAAAGCCCTGATTTTGATTGCCAGCCCATTTTGAGCGAACCCTTTTTGGCGCTAGTCGCCGCCTCCGACCCACTGGCGGCAGAGCGCGCCATACATTGGTCGGCGTTGGCGGGAAAGGCGTTGGTGCTGCAGGATTACGCATCGGGCAGCCGCTACTTAATTGATAAGGCCCTTGAGCATTTTGATATTAAACCTGAGGTTACGCAGGAGATAGGCCACCCGGTGACGTTGTACCCGATGGTCGAGGCTGGGCTGGGTGTAGGTATTATTCCAGCCTTGGCGTTACCGCCACCAATGGGTTCCACCGTTTTGGTCAAACCCTTGCTGCCATCGATAAAAAGGCAGTTGATGCTGGTTAAACGCAAGAACCGTTCGCTATCACCGGCCGCCGAGCAAATATGGCAGCTGGTTGCCAAGGAGGCGGCAACGCTGGCGGCTATCCGTCAAACCAATGTATTGTTTCAATAACAATGGCTTGTTAGCACTCACCTAAATCGAGGTGTCGGCCAGTCTTACTCCGCCATCGCGACTTGATAGCAAAGCGCCAAGGACGGCATGAAAAAGGCTATGGGTAACCCTACTTGAGATGGCTGCATTAGCTGTGGTTTGCTATCGGCTCCTTTATTAGAACGGAGTCGCCATGGCGCTCGATATTATTGTTGCTGATTACAACAACCCTGAACACTGCTTGGCATTGGTGAGCCTTTTAAACAGCTATGCCTGCGATCCGATGGGTGGCGGTGAAGCCATTGCCCCCTCGGTACTTGAAACCTTACCTTCGAAACTGGCCAAACGTCGCGACGCTATCTCTCTGATTGCCTATGTAGATGGTCATGCCGTTGGCCTTCTCAATGCTTTTGAGGGCTTTTCAACCTTTAAAGCCAAGCCGCTGTTAAACATCCATGATATTGCTGTTGAGCCACCGTATCGTGGCCAAGGTATCGGCCAACAACTGCTGGCGAAAGCCGAACAGTGCGCCCGTGAAAGAGGCTGCTGCAAACTCACCTTGGAAGTATTAGAAGGTAATCTTGCCGCCCAACAAAGTTATACAAAATTCGGCTTTGCTGGCTACGAGCTGAATCCGCAAATGGGTAAGGCTCTGTTTTGGCAAAAAGACTTGGTATAAACTGAAATTAGCAACTATTAAGGAAGTGTCACTTGTAGAAGGAATCGTTGTTATGGGTTTGCTGGCGCTTGTTAGCCTAGCTTCCGCTTTTATTGGTGCACAGGCACCAGTGCCTGCGAAGACACATCAGGTCTCCTATCAGGGTGTCAGCCTTGCTGTTCCGCTGAATTGGCGCCGTAGTGGCAATGAATTATTGGATCAAAAGGGCAGGGAAGTTGCCAGTTTTGGTTTGTATTATCCTACCGGGGAGTTAACCGGCCCCAATTTTGTTTCAACCTATCAGCGAGGCTTTTACGGCGAGCCTGAGCGTAATCAGTACGTTAAATCCGGCCAAACCCACCATGACGGCCAAACCACTTACTGGGTGTGTCGAAAAGTGGTGGATGAAAACGATAAGGACGGCAGCGGCAGCCTGCGCTTTGAGCGCACTTTTCAGCTCAATTTAGGTGCCGAGGCTCATGAACTGCATTTTTATTCGTTCTCAACCTGTGACGATAACTTTCGCAATATTTTGGCGGTGGTCGCCAGTGCCAAAACGAGCCGATAAAAAAGCCCGCTACTGCGGGCTTTTTTCGGGTTAGGCTGCGTTTTTAAGTGAAGCCATGTCGATAACAAAGCGATATTTTACGTCGCCTTTTTTCATGCGCTCATATGCCGCATTGATGTTCTGCATATCCAGCATTTCAACATCACAGCTAATGTTGTGCTCGGCGCAGAAGTCTAACACTTCCTGGGTTTCCGGGATGCCACCAATCAAAGAACCAGCCAGCACTCGGCGTTTCATGATTAAGTTGCCGGCATGAACGGCAGGCTCTACCGGTTCAAGTAGCCCGACCAAAATATGAACGCCATCGTAAGTTAAGCAGTTCAGGTAAGGGTTGAGGTCATGCTGCACCGGAATGGTGTCGAGCAGAAAATCAAAATGCCCAGCCACGGCAGCCATTTGCTCAGCATCGGTGGAGATAACCACATGGTCAGCCCCTTGCTTTTTGGCTTCTGCCACTTTGCTTTCGGAGCGGGTGAAAATGGTAACTTCAGCGCCCATCGCTTTGGCGAATTTAACGCCCATGTGGCCAAGACCGCCCATGCCCAGTACACCCACTTTATGGCCCGCTTTTACGCCAAAGTGCTTAAGGGGAGAGTAGGTGGTGATACCTGCGCACAAAAGCGGTGCCGCCGTGGCAACGTTCAGCGCTTTCGGAACGTTAAGGACAAAACGTTCATGGACAACAATCGAATCAGAATACCCGCCATAGGTAATGGTACCATCGATTTTATCGGTACCGTTGTAGGTGCCAACAAAGCCGTTCAGGCAGTATTGCTCAAGCCCATCATCACAGGCTGCGCAGTCTTTACACGAATCAACCATACAGCCGACACCGACCACATCTCCGACTTTAAAGCGGCTGACACTGCTGCCAATAGCCGTAATATGGCCGATAATTTCATGGCCGGGTACCACCGGGTACACCGAATTGCCCCAGTCATTTTCAGCGGCGTGAATGTCTGAGTGGCAAACGCCACAGTAGTCAATTTCAATGGCTACATCGTCGCTGCGCAGCGCGCGGCGTTCAATGTTAAAAGGCGCTAGCGGCGACGTTGATGATTGAGCGGCATAGCTTTTTGCTTGAGGCATAATGCAGGTTCCTCGCTAAATTCAAATAGGAAAAGCCTGACCATTGTCGGGAATAAGCGCTGATATGGCCATTGGCATTTCTACGGATCTTTTGCCTTTTTCTACGAAAACACGTCCTGCCACTTAATGGCTGAAGATAATGTGTGCATAATAAAAGCGCCGTATTTGCTGGATAATACTGATGAGTAGCCCCCTGGTTTCATTAATAACATCGCTATTACGATCTGACCATTTCTCTGAAAACCAACTGCCGGGGATCACATTGCTACAGTGTTATCGCTCTATTGCCCGCACGCCCATTCTTTATAATCAGCCCGGTATCGTGCTCATCGCCCAAGGCCGTAAAGTCGGTTATTTGGGCGACAAAGAAATTCATTACAACCCGGGGCAGTACTTGGTGCAGACGCTGCCGTTACCGTTTGAGTGTGAAACCTTCGCCAGCGCGCAGGAGCCGTTACTGGGGTTGGTTGTGCGTATTGAGCCGGTTTTGCTGATGGAATTGGTGCATGACATGGGCGCGGTGGCGACAAAAGCCGAGCCTAGCCCCTTGGCGTCAGTAGCGATGACCGATGCCATGTTTGAGGCGGCCGAAAGGTTGCTAAAAACCCTGCATTCGCCACAGGAAACACGGGTGATGGGGGCGAGCCGGGTGCGAGAATTAATTTATGAAGCGCTTAAAGGCGAGCAAGGGCCGGCGCTTAGAGCCATGGTGCAAGGGCAGGGGCATTATGCGCGTATTACCCAGGTGCTTTCACAGATGCGTGAGAATATCGAACAAGACATCACCGTTGAACACCTGGCGCGGGGCGCCAATATGAGTGTGTCGACTTTTCATCAGCATTTCAAAGACGTTGCCTTGTGCTCACCCTTGCAATACCTCAAGAGACTGCGGTTGTTAAAAGCGCAGTTATTGCTAACCCAAGACCGTTACAACGTTGGCCAAGCGGCGATGGCGGTGGGGTATAAAAGCGTTAACCAATTTAGCCGTGACTACAAACGCTACTTTGGGTTAACGGCCAACGACGAACGCCAAAGCGCCTAACAAGGTCTGCTTAATGCTGGCCTTTTCGAGGTTTGCGTTGCCGTTTCTTCGGCCACAGCAGTATTAAATTCCCGGCCAGAAACAGCACAATCACCACCGCAACTATCCAACCAATCATGGGTGCCCCACATTGGTAACAAAGCGCGCCATGATCGCATCAAGGTTGGGCAAAATAACCTCACTACCTGCCACGCGGCCGTATTTTAAGGCGTCAGCAACTTTGTCGCTGGTCAACCTTTCCATCAGTGGTTCTGCTTGCGGGGCGTAGCTTAAATGCCATGGCTCTTCGGCAACACCGCCGCGGTCGGCATCATAGGGTAAGAAAAAGTCAAAGTCGGGGGCGCTGTGGCGCAGCCACTGCGCAAATTCATATTGGCTGCCACCGGGGTTATATTCCTTGGGCGTCAGCCCGATGGGGGCAGAGCCTTGAGATTTGGCGCAGTAAAGGTCCATATCGGTGCCCCAATGATGGCGGCTGGCACCCGGTAAGGCCGAAAAGCGCAGTATGGCGTGCAGTTTGTCTTTGTCGGCGAGCCGGTCGACAGCGACCGGCTCGCCGTTGTCGTCGTGTACGGGCCTAACCCCCCGCCACTTGCCGGAAAAGATTTGTTCCTGGCGTTCAAAATCGCGATAGCTTGATGCCAGGGTTAACACAAAGCCAGCTTTGCTGGCCGCTTCTTTAAGACCTTCAAGGGCATTCGCCGTGGCTTCTGAGAGCCGTTGGCCACCTAAATCCTTAAGGTGACCAACGTAGCGCCCGGTGAGTACCAGATCAGGCCAGGAGTCGCTCGAGTAGGTTTTCATAAATTAAGGCCAGTTTGTCCAGTTCTTCCACATGAGTACATTCATTTACCTTATGGATAGTGGCATTAACAGGACCTAACTCAACCACCTGTGCACCGGTCGGGGCGATAAATCGGCCGTCAGAGGTGCCACCAGATGTCTGCAGTTGGGTGGGTGTTCCGGTCACCGATTCAATGGCGAGTTGCACCGCGCCCAACAGCGGGCCCGCCTCGGTTAAGAACGGCGCGCCATTGAGTTTCCAGGTCAAGTGGTAATCCAAACCATGGGCGTCAAGAATGCCGGTAACGCGCGCCTTTAAACTGTCAGCGCTAGACTCGGTCGAAAAGCGGAAATTGAACTTCACATCCAGCTCGCCGGGCACCACGTTTTCGGCGCCGGTGCCGCTTTGAATGTTGGAAATTTGAAAGCTGGTGGGCGGGAAAAAGTCATTGCCTTTATCCCATTCGGTATCGGCAAGTTCAGCCAGCACCGGCGCGGCCAAATGGACGGGGTTTTTAGCCAAGTGTGGATAGGCGACATGGCCTTGCACACCTTTAACCGTCAGATAGCCCGACAAACTGCCACGGCGACCGTTTTTCACCACAT
Encoded here:
- the purC gene encoding phosphoribosylaminoimidazolesuccinocarboxamide synthase, which produces MEKRQELYRGKAKSVYTTDNPDYLVLHFRNDTSAFDGQRVEQLARKGMVNNKFNHFIMEKLEAAGVPTQMEELLADDEVLVKKLDMIPVECVIRNYAAGSLVRRLGVEEGKKLAPQTFELFLKNDALHDPMVNDSLCEAFGWATSDQLAEMKALTYKVNEVLSKLFDDAGMLLVDFKLEFGVFKGQIVLGDEFSPDGCRIWDKETKKKLDKDRFRQGLGGVVEAYEEVAARLGLKLD
- a CDS encoding SpoIIAA family protein, yielding MGSLRHGMSIGVERTGDQFFLILRAQGTLTHRDYEVITPLLEKALSGVETPHINALVDMTLLRGWELHAAWDDFQLGLKHGQAFDKIALVGNKVWQQLAAKVGDWFISGNIQYFEDETEALGWLLEG
- a CDS encoding bile acid:sodium symporter family protein, whose amino-acid sequence is MRRFLPDNFTLTLLATVLLATLFPAQGSYATTLGYVTKAAIALLFFMHGAKLSRQAIIDGASHWRLHAVVMLSTFVLFPVLGLLLQWWAPLPLSAALYSAFLYLCVLPATVQSAIAFTSIAGGNVAAAVCSASASSLLGIFISPLLVAMLMQVHGQHTGDHWQQMGKIMLQLLLPFVLGHLSRPWLGAWIARHRQWIGKTDRSSILLVVYTAFSEAVLQGLWHKVGWQALSYIVLLCLLLLALVLVLNTWLARRLGFNTADEITLVFCGSKKSLANGVPMANILFPASSVGIMILPLMLFHQIQLMVCAALARRYSKAQAIMATEAE
- a CDS encoding LysR family transcriptional regulator, which encodes MNYSLRQLRTFVAVAHHGSFSRAGEAIGLSQSAVSHSIRSLESEMGLRLLDRTTREVVLTEAGKRLANRLDKVLEELHGALLDARTAGHQLSGLVRLASSQTISANLMPQCLAKAATTFPAIEVRLSDQPQQWVLQSVRNAEVDFGIIVDPIQSPDFDCQPILSEPFLALVAASDPLAAERAIHWSALAGKALVLQDYASGSRYLIDKALEHFDIKPEVTQEIGHPVTLYPMVEAGLGVGIIPALALPPPMGSTVLVKPLLPSIKRQLMLVKRKNRSLSPAAEQIWQLVAKEAATLAAIRQTNVLFQ
- a CDS encoding GNAT family N-acetyltransferase, encoding MALDIIVADYNNPEHCLALVSLLNSYACDPMGGGEAIAPSVLETLPSKLAKRRDAISLIAYVDGHAVGLLNAFEGFSTFKAKPLLNIHDIAVEPPYRGQGIGQQLLAKAEQCARERGCCKLTLEVLEGNLAAQQSYTKFGFAGYELNPQMGKALFWQKDLV
- a CDS encoding NAD(P)-dependent alcohol dehydrogenase — translated: MPQAKSYAAQSSTSPLAPFNIERRALRSDDVAIEIDYCGVCHSDIHAAENDWGNSVYPVVPGHEIIGHITAIGSSVSRFKVGDVVGVGCMVDSCKDCAACDDGLEQYCLNGFVGTYNGTDKIDGTITYGGYSDSIVVHERFVLNVPKALNVATAAPLLCAGITTYSPLKHFGVKAGHKVGVLGMGGLGHMGVKFAKAMGAEVTIFTRSESKVAEAKKQGADHVVISTDAEQMAAVAGHFDFLLDTIPVQHDLNPYLNCLTYDGVHILVGLLEPVEPAVHAGNLIMKRRVLAGSLIGGIPETQEVLDFCAEHNISCDVEMLDMQNINAAYERMKKGDVKYRFVIDMASLKNAA
- a CDS encoding AraC family transcriptional regulator; amino-acid sequence: MSSPLVSLITSLLRSDHFSENQLPGITLLQCYRSIARTPILYNQPGIVLIAQGRKVGYLGDKEIHYNPGQYLVQTLPLPFECETFASAQEPLLGLVVRIEPVLLMELVHDMGAVATKAEPSPLASVAMTDAMFEAAERLLKTLHSPQETRVMGASRVRELIYEALKGEQGPALRAMVQGQGHYARITQVLSQMRENIEQDITVEHLARGANMSVSTFHQHFKDVALCSPLQYLKRLRLLKAQLLLTQDRYNVGQAAMAVGYKSVNQFSRDYKRYFGLTANDERQSA
- a CDS encoding M15 family metallopeptidase, whose amino-acid sequence is MKTYSSDSWPDLVLTGRYVGHLKDLGGQRLSEATANALEGLKEAASKAGFVLTLASSYRDFERQEQIFSGKWRGVRPVHDDNGEPVAVDRLADKDKLHAILRFSALPGASRHHWGTDMDLYCAKSQGSAPIGLTPKEYNPGGSQYEFAQWLRHSAPDFDFFLPYDADRGGVAEEPWHLSYAPQAEPLMERLTSDKVADALKYGRVAGSEVILPNLDAIMARFVTNVGHP
- the dapE gene encoding succinyl-diaminopimelate desuccinylase, with amino-acid sequence MSDVLQLAADLISRPSVTPEDEGCQQLMGERLAAHGFNLEAMVFEDTTNLWARRGNEGPLFCFAGHTDVVPPGPLEQWHTPPFEPTVMDGYLHGRGAADMKGSLAAMMVATERFVQKHPNHKGSIAFLITSDEEGPFINGTVRVIDTLEKRNEKINWCIVGEPSSTKTVGDVVKNGRRGSLSGYLTVKGVQGHVAYPHLAKNPVHLAAPVLAELADTEWDKGNDFFPPTSFQISNIQSGTGAENVVPGELDVKFNFRFSTESSADSLKARVTGILDAHGLDYHLTWKLNGAPFLTEAGPLLGAVQLAIESVTGTPTQLQTSGGTSDGRFIAPTGAQVVELGPVNATIHKVNECTHVEELDKLALIYENLLERLLA